In bacterium, a genomic segment contains:
- a CDS encoding carboxypeptidase M32: MAKAYQQLHEHFETISAYGHALSICSWDEQVNMPVKSHTQRAKSISKLQQARHSLMIDPRVKDWIDQASTEDLNHWQQANIREIKRVWQNATCLTPKLIDAQIKATSNCQQAWKQMRGENNWQDFAPLLDEVIKVTKEEATMRAQVTGTSPYQALVNLYDPGQSVEETKDVFDQLKSFLPQFIQTVMEKQKSEACIQPNGTFTTKDQKQLCLELMKVFGFDFDHGRLDVSHHPFCGGVPSDVRITTRYQETDFVESVMGVIHETGHACYEQGLPKEWNGQPVGKALGMSIHESQSLFFEMQVARNPATLQYLAPLFKKYLGDGQKQDDFWAIANIIKLYSRVKPDFIRVSADEVTYPLHVILRFELEQEIIEGDLKTKDIPAAWDEKMQSYLGVNTKGNYKDGCMQDVHWPSAGFGYFPSYTLGAMTAAQLFHGLKMSCPNVDQDFSQGKFDAVRDWLKKNVWQQASLKSKKDLLLNATGEVLNADYFIKHLKQRYAA; encoded by the coding sequence ATGGCAAAAGCATATCAACAACTGCATGAACATTTTGAAACAATATCTGCCTATGGGCATGCTTTATCTATATGTAGTTGGGATGAGCAGGTAAATATGCCTGTTAAAAGTCATACACAACGGGCAAAGTCTATTTCCAAGTTGCAACAGGCAAGACACAGCTTAATGATTGACCCTAGAGTTAAGGATTGGATAGATCAAGCCAGTACAGAAGATCTTAATCATTGGCAGCAAGCCAATATTAGAGAAATAAAACGGGTATGGCAAAATGCAACATGTTTAACGCCCAAGCTTATTGATGCTCAAATTAAAGCAACTTCTAATTGTCAGCAAGCATGGAAACAGATGCGTGGTGAAAACAATTGGCAAGATTTTGCCCCCCTGTTGGATGAAGTGATTAAGGTAACTAAAGAAGAAGCAACAATGAGGGCACAAGTCACTGGAACGAGCCCTTATCAAGCTTTGGTTAATTTATACGATCCAGGTCAGAGTGTTGAAGAAACAAAAGATGTCTTTGATCAATTAAAAAGCTTCCTTCCGCAGTTTATTCAAACCGTGATGGAGAAACAAAAAAGTGAGGCATGTATTCAACCCAATGGAACCTTTACCACTAAAGATCAGAAACAACTTTGCCTTGAGCTGATGAAGGTTTTTGGTTTTGATTTTGATCATGGTCGTTTAGATGTGAGTCATCATCCTTTTTGTGGTGGGGTACCCAGTGATGTCAGAATAACAACACGCTATCAGGAGACTGACTTTGTTGAAAGCGTTATGGGAGTTATTCATGAAACAGGTCATGCTTGCTATGAGCAAGGTCTACCCAAAGAATGGAATGGTCAGCCTGTTGGTAAAGCTTTAGGAATGAGTATCCATGAAAGTCAGAGCTTGTTTTTTGAAATGCAGGTGGCCAGGAATCCTGCAACTTTGCAATATCTAGCACCTTTATTTAAAAAGTACTTGGGTGACGGACAAAAACAAGATGACTTTTGGGCTATAGCAAATATTATTAAACTGTACAGTAGAGTGAAACCAGACTTTATTAGAGTGAGTGCTGATGAAGTTACCTATCCATTGCATGTTATTTTAAGGTTTGAGCTTGAGCAAGAGATTATTGAAGGAGATTTAAAGACTAAAGATATTCCTGCAGCCTGGGATGAAAAAATGCAAAGTTATTTAGGCGTAAACACCAAAGGTAACTATAAAGATGGTTGTATGCAAGATGTTCATTGGCCAAGTGCGGGATTTGGTTATTTTCCATCCTATACTTTAGGGGCAATGACAGCCGCGCAACTGTTCCATGGCTTAAAGATGAGTTGTCCTAATGTTGATCAAGACTTTTCACAAGGAAAGTTTGATGCTGTTAGAGATTGGTTGAAAAAGAATGTTTGGCAGCAAGCATCTTTAAAATCAAAAAAAGATCTATTATTAAATGCAACAGGGGAAGTTTTAAATGCGGATTACTTTATCAAGCATTTAAAGCAAAGATATGCAGCATAA
- a CDS encoding ABC transporter ATP-binding protein: MIYFKNVNKAFGDQVVLENLNLEAKKGEITIIMGPSGVGKSVSLKLLMGLLKPDSGEVIIDGQNINEISYSEIKKIRKKIGMLFQDAALFDYLNIYQNVSFPMFEHTNLPEEKIKDQVKEKLSEVGLSDINEKLPSELSGGMRKRVGLARALMLNPKIILFDEPTTGLDPITTSQIGDLILKTQRKRNATVLMINHDLALTYKVADKVAMLYKGEIVEYCTPKELKKSKHPFVQNFLEAHINMENHK, encoded by the coding sequence ATGATTTATTTTAAAAATGTAAATAAAGCCTTTGGAGACCAAGTTGTTCTAGAAAACTTAAACCTTGAAGCAAAAAAAGGTGAAATCACCATTATTATGGGACCCAGTGGAGTAGGTAAGTCTGTATCGTTAAAATTACTGATGGGTTTATTAAAACCTGACTCCGGAGAAGTCATTATTGATGGACAAAATATCAATGAAATTTCTTACAGTGAGATAAAAAAGATACGAAAAAAAATTGGCATGCTATTTCAAGATGCTGCGTTGTTTGACTACCTCAATATTTATCAAAATGTAAGTTTCCCCATGTTTGAGCATACCAATCTACCCGAAGAAAAGATTAAAGATCAAGTCAAAGAAAAACTTTCTGAGGTCGGTTTGTCTGATATCAATGAAAAACTTCCCAGTGAACTTTCCGGTGGAATGAGAAAACGAGTTGGTCTAGCACGTGCATTAATGCTGAATCCCAAAATTATTTTATTTGATGAACCAACAACTGGCCTTGATCCAATTACCACCTCACAAATTGGGGATTTAATTTTAAAAACTCAAAGAAAAAGAAATGCTACTGTTCTCATGATTAATCATGACTTGGCATTAACTTACAAAGTTGCTGATAAAGTCGCAATGCTTTATAAGGGAGAAATTGTGGAATACTGCACGCCAAAAGAATTGAAAAAGTCAAAACATCCTTTTGTTCAGAATTTTTTAGAGGCACATATCAACATGGAGAACCATAAATAA
- a CDS encoding phospholipase A has protein sequence MQHKAKKQLFFICFKLSLFFLLSQHTVAFSLDRDDSPLSLYKNNFLVTGVENSPYSKNVVFKFQLSAKLQILESPFFFAYTQRSFMDIASYSFPFYDHNYRPELFYIQAIAGKTMLQAMQLGFLHSSNGKDGDNSRGWNYFYLKLYFSKGGFYFEPKLIAAFLLDQDNNPDLRQYYGPLKLNLGYRWSNDVEWSAVVHPGIKFDKYSVETHFNIPWKVFFKHLEDKTVTSLWLQAYYGFGETLLGYNQITQSISLGFGIRP, from the coding sequence ATGCAGCATAAGGCTAAGAAACAGCTCTTCTTTATTTGTTTTAAGTTGAGTTTGTTTTTTCTACTAAGCCAACACACCGTTGCTTTTTCTTTGGATAGAGATGATTCACCTTTAAGCTTATATAAAAACAATTTTTTAGTTACTGGAGTTGAAAATTCACCCTATTCAAAAAATGTTGTGTTTAAATTCCAACTAAGTGCAAAATTACAAATTCTCGAGTCACCTTTTTTCTTTGCTTATACTCAGCGATCTTTTATGGATATCGCAAGCTATTCGTTTCCGTTTTATGACCATAATTATCGTCCTGAGTTATTTTATATTCAAGCAATCGCGGGGAAAACAATGCTTCAGGCGATGCAGCTGGGGTTTTTACATTCATCCAATGGTAAAGATGGCGATAACTCAAGAGGATGGAATTATTTTTATTTAAAGCTTTATTTTTCAAAAGGAGGTTTTTATTTTGAACCAAAATTAATCGCGGCTTTTTTACTCGACCAAGATAATAATCCTGATCTTAGGCAGTATTATGGTCCTTTAAAGCTAAATCTGGGCTATCGATGGTCCAACGATGTTGAGTGGTCGGCTGTGGTTCATCCAGGAATAAAGTTTGATAAGTACTCTGTAGAGACGCACTTTAATATTCCATGGAAAGTGTTTTTTAAACACCTAGAAGATAAAACCGTGACGTCACTTTGGTTGCAAGCATATTATGGCTTTGGAGAAACCCTACTGGGCTACAATCAAATTACGCAATCCATTTCCTTGGGGTTTGGTATTCGTCCTTAA
- the alr gene encoding alanine racemase, with protein MRTRALINTTQLKENYMALSQMRKPAYQVMPVLKANAYGHDVSIVAKTLDYLNPIAFGVAELSEALEIGQLKLKTPCFNFGYIDPTLLHESIQQKVILSVFTDDDIVYLGKTSQKLKKQLNLHIKLDTGMNRLGFKHSQWQKALDLIHEYDLAHAVKGIFTHLSDSDQLDFEHSQRQVTEFAQGKALFERALQKPLISHCASSSPLQSLPSLVESFDWIRPGIALYGYPYQNISNIKPVLSWKAKIIQIKDILAGETVGYNQNFKASTAMRIGVISVGYGDGFFKAYHQHPIYYQDQACPILGHICMDMCMIDLSHCPSAQPGEEVFLISEKKSNDTLHLSQQSNKSVYEILSSIGKRVVREATSN; from the coding sequence ATGCGTACCCGAGCCCTCATTAACACCACCCAACTCAAAGAAAATTATATGGCTTTAAGCCAAATGCGTAAGCCTGCTTATCAAGTTATGCCCGTCCTGAAGGCCAATGCCTATGGTCATGACGTATCTATTGTTGCAAAGACTTTAGATTATTTAAATCCCATTGCATTTGGTGTGGCAGAGCTCAGTGAAGCCCTTGAAATTGGTCAGCTCAAGCTTAAAACACCCTGCTTTAACTTTGGCTATATTGACCCCACCCTCTTGCATGAAAGTATTCAACAAAAAGTGATTTTAAGCGTGTTTACTGATGATGACATTGTTTACCTAGGAAAAACATCGCAAAAACTCAAAAAACAACTCAACTTACATATTAAACTCGATACTGGCATGAACCGGCTTGGTTTTAAACACTCTCAATGGCAAAAAGCTTTAGACCTCATCCATGAATATGACCTTGCTCACGCAGTTAAAGGAATTTTTACCCACTTATCTGACAGTGATCAGCTAGACTTTGAACACAGTCAACGTCAAGTCACAGAGTTTGCTCAAGGAAAAGCATTGTTTGAACGGGCACTTCAAAAACCTTTAATCAGTCATTGTGCCAGCAGTTCTCCACTGCAAAGCCTCCCGTCTTTGGTCGAGTCTTTTGATTGGATTAGACCGGGCATTGCCCTATATGGTTACCCTTATCAGAACATTTCAAACATCAAGCCCGTTTTATCCTGGAAAGCTAAAATTATTCAAATCAAAGACATTTTGGCTGGAGAAACTGTTGGCTACAATCAAAACTTTAAGGCTTCAACGGCAATGCGAATAGGCGTTATTAGTGTAGGCTATGGTGATGGCTTTTTTAAAGCCTACCATCAACACCCTATTTACTACCAAGATCAAGCCTGTCCGATTTTAGGACACATATGTATGGACATGTGTATGATTGATTTAAGCCATTGTCCAAGTGCTCAGCCCGGCGAAGAAGTGTTTTTAATTTCAGAAAAAAAAAGCAATGATACCTTGCATTTAAGTCAACAAAGCAATAAAAGCGTATATGAAATACTCAGCTCTATTGGTAAAAGAGTGGTAAGAGAAGCTACATCAAATTAA
- a CDS encoding KH domain-containing protein, with the protein MKSLLETIVCAIVDQPDAVNIEQHDGSSTCILELSVHKDDIGKVIGKKGSHANAIRTLLDACGGRDKKKYILEILE; encoded by the coding sequence ATGAAATCACTTCTAGAAACCATTGTTTGTGCCATCGTTGACCAACCTGACGCAGTCAATATTGAACAACATGACGGTTCTAGCACCTGTATATTAGAGCTTAGTGTCCATAAAGATGATATTGGCAAAGTGATTGGTAAAAAAGGCAGCCATGCCAATGCCATTCGGACCTTATTGGACGCCTGTGGAGGAAGAGATAAAAAAAAATATATCCTAGAAATACTAGAATAG
- a CDS encoding protein kinase — translation MELNLPKKAIAAFKEGQHLEKLAQAYLKTDQWLDAAQIYLRENQPIKAADIFFEHGDFEQAEKIYRQHDQLKLLGERYFSIESYEQAAKAFLDGNNYEQAAKALLKADKLYEASVSLQKAYAYWQKKANTQENLEKLKKIGLNLANLLKLTQQYQKAAKLYIDLDYQQEALICFSQLKDYEAAAKLSEMMQDYDNAAVYWKLAGNLSQYQKFDAERLAKRGKLLDAAKKFLAANELSRAADLYLELNDVTKAASLYEKAKQWRLAAHCYKLLGRYEKAATLYEQSQNFTEAIACYQLTPQFDKEIFLRTQIGDYLGIAKRYIDMQEVTKALDILGQITPTSPHYQKSLPLKMKAYLLSGQNNLAVDVLKQLQQSSHTLAKIDLDNLTRLSQDKQYQSVIQAYLSNRINKQSIEDNLISRAKQLKSALELSSVDQLPEKEMPSLEIMINQYPNHPSMHANAVRYQKVEEIGRGGMGLIYKATDSVLGRTVALKILSPNFKTNQKSIDTFFREAKSAALLNHPNIVTVYDFGIQKGEYYIAMEFVVGKTLKDYIRQSKRVDIAYALKLFKQMLDALAYAHTQGIIHRDLSSTNIMLSQHENIKVMDFGLAKLVKDLLNEQSIIGGTPSFMSPEQTLGDPIDHRTDIYSLGILLYEILTLQLPFNKGDLGYHHIHTPAPKASLKNKAIPAALDRFILTCMEKKQENRFQTIAQMQEYLTSIQL, via the coding sequence ATGGAACTGAACCTACCTAAAAAAGCCATAGCAGCATTTAAAGAAGGTCAGCATTTAGAAAAATTAGCACAAGCCTATCTAAAAACAGATCAATGGCTAGATGCGGCACAGATTTATTTGCGAGAAAATCAGCCAATCAAAGCCGCAGATATTTTTTTTGAACACGGAGACTTTGAGCAGGCGGAAAAAATCTATCGTCAGCATGATCAATTGAAATTGCTTGGAGAACGTTATTTTTCTATTGAATCGTATGAGCAAGCAGCCAAAGCCTTTTTAGATGGAAACAATTATGAGCAGGCAGCCAAAGCTTTACTCAAAGCAGATAAGCTTTATGAAGCTAGCGTTTCCTTACAAAAAGCTTACGCTTACTGGCAAAAAAAAGCCAACACCCAAGAAAATCTAGAAAAACTCAAAAAAATTGGTCTTAACCTGGCCAACTTACTCAAACTCACTCAGCAGTATCAAAAAGCCGCTAAACTTTATATTGACTTAGATTATCAACAGGAAGCTTTGATTTGTTTTAGTCAACTTAAGGACTATGAAGCCGCAGCTAAACTTTCAGAAATGATGCAAGACTATGATAACGCTGCTGTATACTGGAAACTGGCAGGAAACTTGAGTCAATATCAAAAGTTTGATGCCGAACGCTTGGCCAAAAGAGGAAAGCTTCTAGACGCTGCTAAAAAGTTTTTAGCGGCCAATGAACTTTCCAGAGCTGCCGACTTGTATCTGGAGCTCAATGATGTCACAAAAGCGGCCAGCTTGTATGAGAAAGCCAAACAGTGGCGTTTGGCTGCTCACTGTTACAAACTTTTAGGACGTTATGAAAAAGCGGCAACTCTTTATGAGCAAAGTCAAAATTTTACAGAAGCCATTGCCTGCTACCAACTGACACCACAATTTGATAAAGAAATTTTTTTAAGAACACAAATTGGTGATTACCTGGGTATCGCAAAACGCTATATTGACATGCAAGAAGTCACTAAAGCACTGGATATTTTAGGTCAAATCACCCCCACATCTCCACATTATCAAAAGTCACTCCCTTTAAAAATGAAAGCCTACCTATTAAGTGGGCAGAACAATTTGGCTGTTGATGTTTTAAAACAACTGCAGCAATCAAGTCATACGCTGGCAAAAATTGACCTTGATAATCTCACGCGTCTAAGCCAAGACAAGCAATACCAAAGTGTGATTCAAGCGTATCTCAGCAACAGAATTAATAAACAATCGATTGAAGATAACTTAATCAGCCGTGCTAAACAATTAAAAAGTGCTCTGGAATTGAGCAGCGTTGATCAACTCCCAGAAAAAGAAATGCCCAGTTTGGAAATCATGATCAATCAGTATCCAAACCATCCGTCTATGCATGCCAATGCTGTTCGATATCAAAAGGTAGAAGAAATTGGCCGAGGGGGCATGGGGTTAATTTATAAAGCCACCGATTCAGTTTTGGGGCGAACAGTGGCTTTAAAAATCCTTTCTCCAAACTTTAAAACCAACCAAAAAAGTATAGATACTTTCTTTAGAGAAGCTAAATCTGCGGCTTTACTCAATCATCCCAATATCGTGACTGTCTATGACTTTGGTATTCAAAAAGGCGAGTACTATATAGCCATGGAGTTTGTTGTTGGAAAAACTTTAAAAGACTACATCAGACAGTCCAAAAGAGTGGATATTGCTTATGCTTTAAAACTTTTCAAACAAATGCTTGATGCCCTGGCTTATGCTCACACGCAAGGTATTATTCACCGTGATCTAAGCAGTACAAACATTATGCTATCTCAGCATGAGAACATTAAAGTGATGGACTTTGGTTTGGCAAAATTGGTCAAAGATCTCCTTAATGAACAATCTATTATTGGAGGGACGCCTTCTTTTATGTCTCCAGAACAAACACTGGGAGACCCTATAGACCATAGAACTGATATTTACTCTTTGGGCATTTTGCTCTATGAAATATTAACCCTTCAGTTACCCTTTAATAAAGGTGACTTGGGATACCACCATATCCATACGCCAGCGCCAAAAGCATCTTTAAAAAATAAAGCTATCCCAGCAGCTTTGGATCGATTTATTTTAACCTGCATGGAAAAAAAACAAGAAAATCGTTTTCAAACCATTGCCCAAATGCAAGAATATTTAACATCAATTCAACTGTAA
- a CDS encoding MlaD family protein, with translation MKNNLTSDFSVGLFVLIALLVIIFLSLEVNDKGKLGANAKTYYAHFESVSGLVDRTPIEIAGIMVGYVEKIELDGQKAKATLRVQRKMKLYNDAHVSIKDRGVLGDKYLAISQGTPEAGLLKDEAFIKNTSSKSDFDELTSTVKETAVIIKELLSSDNPQGALGETLVNLRDTTERLNAIMEANQKQVNAIVDSVDSFSKDLAMVMRDNKQAISDTLSSVQETFGENGELTEALASLNKIMSKIEEGEGTIGKLVNDESTINKINDTIDGVNDTIGLFRKMQLGIRYRAEFLQSDKELQNLVAIAIAPSPDKYLMFEVVDSPVGNIRRNTTTVSSGGNVISSTQTVNQSDNLVFNVQLAKRLWNVTFRAGLFRNTGGLGMDLHLLNNQFVLSSELFNASRQNDALQFRAYGSLYLYKHFMLTAGMDDILSEQDRQNLFFGAGVRFTDSDLKSFIPAMGAAF, from the coding sequence ATGAAAAATAATTTAACATCTGACTTTAGTGTTGGTTTATTTGTACTGATTGCTCTTCTGGTTATTATTTTCTTATCTTTAGAAGTTAACGATAAAGGAAAACTCGGTGCCAATGCCAAAACGTATTACGCACACTTTGAATCTGTTTCCGGTTTGGTTGACCGAACCCCGATAGAAATTGCTGGAATTATGGTGGGTTACGTAGAAAAAATTGAGCTTGATGGTCAAAAAGCTAAAGCGACCCTAAGAGTTCAACGTAAAATGAAACTGTATAATGACGCGCATGTTTCTATTAAAGACAGAGGCGTTTTAGGCGACAAATATTTAGCTATTTCACAAGGTACCCCTGAAGCTGGATTACTAAAAGATGAAGCTTTTATCAAAAACACCTCTTCTAAAAGTGACTTTGATGAATTAACTTCTACCGTTAAAGAAACCGCAGTCATTATCAAAGAGCTCTTATCATCAGATAATCCTCAAGGTGCTTTAGGCGAGACTTTGGTCAATTTAAGAGATACAACCGAACGTTTAAATGCAATTATGGAAGCCAACCAAAAACAAGTCAATGCCATCGTTGACAGCGTTGATTCTTTCTCAAAAGATTTGGCTATGGTGATGCGAGACAATAAACAGGCCATTTCTGACACACTCTCATCCGTACAGGAAACTTTTGGAGAAAACGGGGAACTCACTGAGGCTCTTGCTTCCTTGAATAAAATTATGAGTAAAATTGAAGAAGGAGAAGGAACCATTGGTAAGCTTGTTAATGATGAAAGCACCATCAATAAAATCAACGATACGATTGATGGTGTCAATGATACGATAGGTTTATTTAGAAAAATGCAGTTGGGTATTCGCTATAGAGCTGAATTTTTACAATCAGACAAAGAACTTCAAAACTTAGTGGCTATTGCTATTGCACCAAGTCCAGATAAATATTTAATGTTTGAAGTTGTAGATTCACCTGTTGGCAATATTCGAAGAAACACAACCACGGTCAGCTCCGGTGGCAACGTTATCAGCAGTACTCAAACAGTCAATCAAAGTGATAATTTGGTTTTCAATGTTCAGTTGGCCAAACGCTTATGGAATGTCACATTTAGAGCCGGTCTCTTTAGAAATACAGGTGGTTTGGGTATGGATTTACATTTACTGAACAATCAGTTTGTATTGTCCAGTGAATTATTTAATGCTTCAAGACAAAACGACGCCCTCCAATTTAGAGCCTATGGATCATTGTATCTTTACAAACATTTCATGTTAACTGCGGGGATGGATGATATTTTATCAGAACAAGATAGACAAAATCTATTTTTTGGCGCCGGTGTCCGATTTACTGACAGTGATCTTAAATCCTTTATTCCAGCCATGGGTGCAGCATTTTAA
- the purH gene encoding bifunctional phosphoribosylaminoimidazolecarboxamide formyltransferase/IMP cyclohydrolase encodes MQDNSKKRALISVTDKSKLDQLCTVLQRYNYEIYSSGGTRKHIESLGFKAVEVSQYTDFPEIMSGRVKTLHPKIHGGLLALRENETHMQQAHEHNILMFDLLVVNLYAFEKHACNPDLSPSQVIEHIDIGGPSMLRSAAKNFKHVCVLPGVDYYEPFMKHIDEHKGEISPAFRQAMSGETFALTQRYDQAISTYFQSIQTKSKTSELSSDTKDIQLNLRTKYTLRYGENPHQSAGFFTSVNSQSSILEQDISGKTLSYNNILDLHAALKLIADFQDDTACAIFKHNNPCGLGVSGNHSILDAYEKALSGDPVSAFGGIVAFSKPLDGPTTEVMLKTFTELVVAPDFTPEAEALLKNKKNLRRLRYSQEHLKALLQQNNIKTALGGFLIQEQDLKSFDLSTSKCVSKKQPSKQHLKALSLAWKAVKHIKSNAIVICNENQILGVGAGQTSRVDSCHIAMNNAQKCKANKDILVAASDAFFPFKDGVETLAKMGIQSIIQPGGSIRDEEVIDAINQLDMSMLFTGVRHFYH; translated from the coding sequence ATGCAAGATAACTCAAAAAAACGTGCTTTAATCAGCGTCACCGATAAATCAAAGTTAGATCAATTATGCACTGTACTTCAGCGCTATAATTATGAAATTTATTCTTCGGGTGGAACTCGTAAGCACATAGAAAGTCTTGGTTTTAAGGCTGTAGAAGTTAGCCAATACACCGACTTTCCTGAAATCATGTCTGGTAGAGTCAAAACCTTACACCCAAAAATTCATGGTGGACTTTTGGCTTTACGTGAGAATGAAACACATATGCAACAAGCCCATGAACACAATATTTTGATGTTTGATTTGCTCGTGGTTAATTTGTATGCCTTTGAAAAACATGCCTGCAACCCGGATCTGAGTCCCAGCCAGGTTATAGAACACATTGATATTGGTGGTCCAAGCATGCTCAGATCAGCTGCAAAAAACTTTAAACATGTCTGTGTTTTGCCGGGTGTCGACTATTATGAACCCTTCATGAAGCATATTGATGAACACAAAGGAGAAATAAGTCCAGCTTTTAGGCAAGCCATGTCAGGTGAAACCTTTGCACTCACTCAACGCTATGATCAAGCCATCAGCACCTATTTTCAATCAATTCAAACTAAATCAAAAACTTCTGAGCTAAGTTCAGACACAAAAGATATTCAACTAAACTTACGCACAAAATACACCCTACGCTACGGTGAAAACCCACACCAGTCTGCAGGCTTTTTTACTTCTGTCAACAGCCAAAGCTCTATTTTAGAGCAAGATATCTCAGGCAAGACTCTTTCCTACAATAATATCTTAGATTTGCATGCAGCTTTAAAGCTTATTGCTGACTTTCAAGATGATACAGCTTGTGCCATTTTTAAACACAACAATCCTTGTGGCTTGGGTGTTTCCGGCAATCATTCTATTTTAGATGCTTATGAAAAAGCTTTGTCTGGTGACCCAGTCTCTGCTTTTGGCGGCATTGTGGCCTTTTCAAAACCTCTAGATGGCCCGACCACAGAAGTCATGTTAAAAACATTCACCGAGTTGGTCGTGGCTCCTGATTTTACTCCAGAAGCAGAAGCCTTACTTAAGAATAAAAAAAACCTGCGCCGTTTACGTTACTCGCAAGAGCACCTCAAAGCCTTATTACAGCAAAACAATATTAAAACCGCTTTGGGAGGTTTTCTGATTCAGGAACAAGATCTTAAAAGTTTTGATTTGAGTACAAGTAAGTGTGTCAGCAAAAAACAACCTTCAAAACAACATTTAAAAGCACTATCCTTGGCTTGGAAAGCTGTAAAACACATCAAATCCAATGCTATTGTTATATGCAATGAAAACCAAATTCTAGGCGTTGGCGCTGGTCAAACCAGTAGAGTTGACTCATGCCATATAGCCATGAACAACGCCCAAAAATGCAAAGCCAACAAAGATATTTTGGTTGCTGCTTCGGATGCATTTTTCCCCTTTAAAGACGGTGTTGAAACTTTAGCAAAAATGGGCATCCAAAGCATTATTCAGCCGGGTGGATCTATTCGAGATGAAGAAGTAATTGATGCTATCAATCAGCTCGACATGTCTATGTTATTCACAGGAGTAAGACACTTCTACCATTAA
- a CDS encoding ABC transporter permease produces the protein MNTSEKYHQNILYRLVAMFGQQVKLLLHYFVPPLSQAGAMCILFYKSMLYLFKPPIRWRELMNQMKFVGVNSLFIVVLTGAFTGMVFALQSGRSFAYFGAESLTGSVVALTLSREIAPTLTALMVTARAGSAMAAQLGTMQVTQQIDALRAMAVSPTDYLIAPRLAASVIVMPFLTSIFNFVGLAGAYLVGIYLLGIDEGSFVEKIRYYTDVPDYVQGLFKSIFFGLIMAMVCCYKGSSARRGAADVGQKVTEAVVISSVAILVADYFLTAIFF, from the coding sequence ATGAATACATCAGAAAAATATCATCAAAATATTTTATATCGCTTGGTGGCTATGTTTGGCCAGCAAGTAAAGTTGCTACTGCATTACTTTGTACCTCCTCTTTCACAAGCAGGAGCAATGTGCATCCTTTTTTATAAGTCTATGCTTTATCTGTTTAAGCCGCCTATTCGCTGGCGTGAACTCATGAACCAAATGAAATTTGTTGGGGTCAACTCTTTATTTATTGTGGTTTTAACCGGAGCTTTTACGGGAATGGTGTTTGCTTTACAAAGTGGCCGTTCTTTTGCTTACTTTGGCGCTGAATCCTTAACTGGTTCCGTTGTTGCCCTGACTCTGTCTCGTGAAATTGCCCCGACATTAACTGCTTTAATGGTTACTGCTCGTGCTGGATCAGCCATGGCAGCACAACTCGGTACCATGCAAGTGACTCAACAGATTGATGCTTTAAGAGCTATGGCCGTTAGCCCCACCGACTATTTGATTGCACCTCGTTTGGCAGCATCTGTTATTGTGATGCCTTTTCTAACTTCAATTTTTAACTTTGTTGGTCTTGCTGGTGCCTATCTTGTAGGAATTTATTTATTGGGTATTGATGAAGGTAGTTTTGTTGAAAAAATTCGTTACTACACGGATGTTCCAGATTATGTCCAAGGCTTATTTAAATCTATTTTTTTTGGTCTTATCATGGCGATGGTCTGTTGTTATAAAGGAAGTTCAGCTCGAAGAGGCGCAGCTGACGTAGGTCAAAAAGTAACAGAAGCCGTGGTTATTTCATCTGTTGCTATTTTAGTGGCAGATTACTTCTTAACTGCAATCTTTTTCTAG